TATACTGGTGTTAACGGCTACTACTGCCTTGCCGGTATCTTATTATCCTCCTGCTTTAAACAATATTAATAACCCTCCTGCTTTAGGTAGTATAAGAATAGATATACCGGTCAAACCGACAGAGGCTAAGGTAGTTGTTAATATTGGCAATGACGTTATGTCCGGGGATTTACCGCTTGGTATCAAATATATGACAAGAATGGTAAAAAGGTTTAAAGAGAAAAATATTAACTGGAAACTCTCCGGAGTGTTTCACAACACAGCCGGCTATATGCTTCTTAAAGATGGCATTTATAATGCTAAACGGCAGGTACTCACAGGAAACCCATATAAGACTCTCATTGAAAGTTTAATCAGGGATGGGGTTTCTATCGAGATATGTGCTCTAACAATGGAGGCAAACAGTTATAAAAACGAAGACCTGATTCCGGGCGTTAAAGTAGTTGAAGCTGCCGAGCTTCGGATTATTCAACTTGTGGATGAGCATTATGTTCAGATTATTCCATAAAAATTATCATCAAAAATTTGGTTCGCAGCAACATTTATACCAAGTTGCGCTCAAAAGAGGAGATTGCCACACCCCCTACGGGGGTTCGCAATGACGGCGTGGGGCTCTGTACATGAGCATCCCTATCTGTCATTACGAGGAGCGTAGCGACCAGGGGAATCCCCTTGAGGGGAGAATCTCCTCTTTAAATTATAGTTTAGATTGCAACTCGGTATTAGGCGATAGAATGCGACTTGGTGTTAATCACTTAAATGCAGGGGTACACTAGTTGAGACTACCCCCTCTTTAAATAGTATTATGCCCTTTATGAATATCGCCGTCTGGTTATGAAGAAGATGATGCCACCATTTCTGTGGAACGAACTCTGGAAGGACTATGGTTATGATGCCTTTTTTGTAACTGTCTTTTACATCGTCTATATAGGACATCAAAGGTTCAATTATTGAACGGTAAGGAGAATCCAGTATAACAAGCTGAATACCCAAACCATATGTTTCCCATAAGATCTTCAGCTTCTCTGTAGCAACCGGATCGAGGCACACATACACTGCCGTTACATCCCCTGAAATTGCCTTTGCATACTTAACTGCGTTTAATACCGCACTCTGGATGCCCGAGATGGGGACAATCACTGAGTGATGAATATATTCCTCACCGGGGACTGCGTTTTTGACTGACAGTTGTTTAGAAACCGACTGGTAATGCAGATTGATTTTCTTTGTGGCATACATGATGATTGGTATAGCAACGATGACCATCCATGCCCCGTGAATAAACTTTGTTGTGGAAATTACCAGCGATACAATTGCGGTTGTTATCGCTCCGGAGGCATTTATGATCATGTGTTTGACCCATCCCTTGCCTTTGTATTTAAACCAGTGCACAACCATTCCAGACTGTGACAACGTAAAAGACAGGAATACTCCTACTGCGTACAGAGGTATAAGAGAATGAGTATCGCCTTCAAAGGCGGCCATAAGTATAGCAGAAAATATACTCAATATGATTACACCGTTAGAAAATACAAGCTTATCACCACGGTTTGCCAATTGTCGTGGCAGATAGCCATCCTGAGCCATTATTGAAGAGAGTCTGGGGAAA
This genomic interval from Nitrospirota bacterium contains the following:
- a CDS encoding DsrE family protein yields the protein MGLKKILPIVFLTLLGTILVLTATTALPVSYYPPALNNINNPPALGSIRIDIPVKPTEAKVVVNIGNDVMSGDLPLGIKYMTRMVKRFKEKNINWKLSGVFHNTAGYMLLKDGIYNAKRQVLTGNPYKTLIESLIRDGVSIEICALTMEANSYKNEDLIPGVKVVEAAELRIIQLVDEHYVQIIP